A window of the Gemmatimonadota bacterium genome harbors these coding sequences:
- a CDS encoding ParA family protein, protein MSHVIAIANQKGGVGKTTTAINLGASLAIAEKRTLIIDIDPQSNATSGLGVERRESLSTIYDVLIGDRSVDESILHGLHFPCLDLIPSTRDLVGAEIELVQARQRETILRRALQPIREQYDFVLVDCPPSLGLLTLNTLTAADSVLIPIQCEFFALEGLSQLLNTVRLVQKGLNPGLDIEGVLLTMYDGRLKLSRQVAAEAREYFGAKVYQTSIPRNVSLAEAPSFGRPIVLYDVLSTGSQCYLALAQELVARTARGAETDRAQVVG, encoded by the coding sequence ATGTCGCACGTCATCGCAATAGCGAATCAGAAAGGTGGGGTTGGGAAAACCACCACCGCCATAAACCTCGGGGCCTCCCTGGCGATCGCTGAGAAACGAACGCTCATCATCGACATCGACCCGCAAAGCAATGCGACGAGCGGCCTCGGCGTGGAGAGGAGAGAGTCGCTGTCCACGATTTATGACGTGCTGATCGGCGACCGCTCTGTGGACGAGAGCATCTTGCATGGGTTGCATTTCCCTTGTCTCGACCTCATTCCTTCTACTCGGGACCTGGTAGGGGCCGAGATCGAGCTCGTGCAGGCACGGCAACGGGAGACGATCCTGCGCCGTGCGCTCCAACCCATTCGCGAGCAGTACGACTTCGTCCTGGTCGATTGTCCACCGTCTCTTGGGCTCCTCACCCTAAACACGCTCACGGCGGCCGATTCGGTACTCATCCCTATCCAGTGCGAGTTTTTCGCGCTGGAGGGTTTGAGCCAATTGCTCAACACCGTACGGTTGGTCCAGAAAGGCCTGAACCCTGGGCTCGACATCGAAGGTGTCCTGCTCACGATGTACGATGGGCGGCTCAAACTCTCCCGACAGGTTGCGGCCGAGGCACGTGAATACTTTGGTGCGAAGGTCTACCAAACCTCGATCCCGAGAAACGTGAGTCTTGCGGAAGCACCGAGCTTCGGGCGGCCGATCGTGCTCTACGACGTTCTGTCGACAGGCTCCCAGTGTTACCTCGCGCTCGCACAGGAACTGGTCGCTCGAACGGCACGCGGCGCTGAGACTGACCGCGCACAGGTGGTCGGATGA